One segment of Capnocytophaga sp. oral taxon 878 DNA contains the following:
- a CDS encoding RagB/SusD family nutrient uptake outer membrane protein, whose product MKNLYKILILISIPFLLNACFSLDQEPYKELSQKNSFKSLQDAQYWVNGMYATLRGNVYGRAMYASDAQADFANLARRSSNNDILTEIHNWTLLTSSNGVIATIWQKYFDAIQNINIGIEGIPTIPISAQGATSARAQINQNMGELYLARAYYYTYLVTHFCPAYDESSVYGLPLLDKPTINDFPKRSTVKETYEFILADITRAQQLLSNVTGSAGKTTFSKDAATALKARVLLYKEDWAGAYQAATGLISAGTYPLTTTSSTLQNVWEKDATAESITQLYARYDKGNTAELPNGNDVYLGEEKSYYTQRVLYYYPKLIPTQSFVDLFDNTDFRKSVYIRKLFANYSETKYNNIYLVYKYPDNDELKNSPRDDSSYLHRPKVFRIAELYLIAAEAAYKNGDQTNAKVYLDRLRTARGIGSVTYTDLWAEIQNERNRELAFEGFRMADIKRWGLGVVRGTPQNLDAIVSDPADQYNQLNIPAGNYKMTWPIPPNDVKYQQGKADWAQNPGW is encoded by the coding sequence ATGAAAAACTTATATAAAATACTTATATTGATAAGCATTCCGTTTTTGCTAAATGCTTGTTTCAGTCTTGATCAAGAGCCTTATAAAGAACTTAGCCAAAAGAACTCTTTTAAAAGCTTACAAGATGCACAATATTGGGTAAATGGAATGTACGCTACTTTGCGTGGTAATGTGTATGGAAGAGCAATGTATGCTAGTGATGCACAAGCTGATTTTGCTAACTTAGCAAGGCGTTCATCTAACAATGATATTCTTACTGAAATACATAACTGGACCCTTTTGACCTCATCTAATGGGGTAATAGCTACTATTTGGCAAAAATACTTTGATGCTATTCAAAATATAAATATAGGGATAGAGGGTATTCCTACTATACCTATATCGGCACAAGGTGCTACCTCGGCTAGGGCTCAGATTAATCAAAATATGGGTGAACTATACTTGGCAAGGGCTTACTATTATACTTATTTGGTAACACATTTCTGCCCTGCTTATGATGAAAGTTCGGTATATGGGTTACCTTTGCTTGATAAACCTACTATTAATGATTTTCCTAAAAGAAGTACTGTAAAAGAGACTTATGAGTTTATTTTGGCTGATATAACACGAGCACAACAATTGCTAAGTAATGTAACTGGAAGTGCTGGTAAAACTACTTTTTCGAAAGATGCTGCAACTGCCCTTAAAGCGCGTGTGTTACTTTATAAAGAAGATTGGGCAGGAGCTTATCAAGCTGCAACTGGACTTATTTCGGCTGGTACCTACCCTCTAACTACTACTTCGTCTACTTTGCAAAATGTATGGGAGAAAGATGCTACTGCTGAGTCAATAACACAACTATATGCACGCTATGACAAAGGAAATACTGCTGAATTACCTAATGGTAATGATGTATACTTAGGAGAAGAAAAAAGCTATTACACACAGCGAGTACTTTACTATTATCCTAAACTAATTCCTACTCAATCATTTGTAGATTTATTTGATAATACAGATTTTAGGAAGAGCGTATATATTAGGAAACTATTCGCTAATTATTCTGAGACAAAATACAATAATATCTATTTAGTATACAAGTATCCTGATAATGATGAGTTAAAGAATAGTCCTAGAGATGATTCTAGTTACTTACATAGACCTAAAGTATTCCGCATAGCTGAATTATACCTTATAGCAGCTGAAGCTGCTTATAAAAATGGCGATCAGACCAATGCTAAAGTTTACTTAGATAGATTGCGCACTGCACGTGGTATTGGTAGTGTTACTTATACCGACTTATGGGCTGAGATACAAAACGAGCGCAATAGAGAACTTGCTTTTGAAGGCTTCCGTATGGCTGATATCAAGCGTTGGGGATTAGGTGTGGTACGTGGTACCCCTCAGAATCTTGATGCTATTGTATCTGATCCTGCCGATCAGTACAATCAGTTGAATATTCCTGCTGGAAATTACAAAATGACTTGGCCTATACCGCCAAATGATGTTAAATATCAGCAAGGTAAAGCTGACTGGGCGCAAAACCCAGGTTGGTAG
- a CDS encoding CBS domain-containing protein has protein sequence MTTYSLYINPKTSVEEAKLLFEAHTLDALPVCEGATFMGVLHKDFIENEPNEALVSDYHYAFESFFVLNTAAWDEVVEAFSTYRTNMLPVLTATHQFVGYYLLTDFVQQLTETPFVQEAGRVIILEKKQNDYSFSQISRIVEEHHGRLLGIYISGYTAKTVHITLKVIANPLSEILQAFRRYGYGILSEKEDDNYRQELKDISHYFEKYLNM, from the coding sequence ATGACTACATATTCACTGTATATCAACCCTAAAACTTCGGTCGAAGAGGCTAAACTCCTTTTTGAAGCCCATACTCTTGATGCATTGCCAGTATGTGAAGGTGCTACCTTTATGGGGGTATTACATAAGGATTTTATTGAGAATGAGCCTAATGAAGCCCTCGTGTCCGATTATCATTATGCTTTTGAATCCTTCTTTGTCTTGAATACAGCTGCTTGGGATGAGGTTGTAGAGGCTTTTTCTACTTACCGCACCAATATGCTGCCAGTACTTACAGCTACCCATCAGTTTGTAGGTTACTACCTCCTTACCGATTTTGTGCAACAACTTACCGAAACACCTTTTGTACAAGAAGCAGGGCGTGTAATTATCTTAGAGAAAAAGCAAAACGATTATTCTTTCTCCCAAATTAGCAGAATAGTAGAGGAACATCATGGTAGGCTTTTAGGTATTTACATTTCTGGTTATACTGCTAAAACAGTCCATATCACATTAAAAGTAATAGCCAATCCTCTCTCCGAAATACTCCAAGCCTTCCGCCGTTATGGCTATGGAATCCTTTCCGAAAAAGAGGATGATAATTACCGACAAGAGCTGAAAGACATATCACATTATTTTGAAAAATACCTCAATATGTGA
- a CDS encoding PepSY domain-containing protein, with the protein MTRKLHLICALIAGVFILLAALTGAILAAESVYNQTLPYKSPEFESTTLAQTLNALKEKQIDALKMSIDRNHFVKVETTEGKTLFIHPHSAEVIQGTYETPKFIQWNKTLHRSLFLGKTGRVVMGVVALCFVVILLSGLWYIARKQLGWQNFLKKLPKGEKFNNHYHTAVGRWALIPLLIIALTGVYMGLETVGLIPKYTPVHQYDASTLPDTPVVPIANIEAFNVPLSEVRKVDFPAFEDVEEVYKIDFINKNIEVNQFTGEVISASVSATKALSYLVRTLHIGKGHPIWATVLLFSALAVLFFIYTGFAITLKKQRKKRPINPFSKDDCNYIILVGTEGGTTRNFARLVHNELLRQGKKSFLTEMNRFTNYPQMEQLLIFTSTYGDGDAPTTATYFTQLFAQYPIVQPFGYTVVGFGSLTYPLFCEYARQVDMLLAKLPHAQAMTPLHTINEQSFEAFSLWASRWSVSQDLTLRLSPAELKRKKRKYIPFTVVQRTPVTDDNIFLLRLQPTKKITFTSGDLLSITPSDQRERLYSVAKMENGELLLSIKLIPNGVVTNYLNTLKTGDTLQGAIVLNERFHFPAEAPEIACIANGSGMAPFLGMIAHNTAQKPLTLVWGCRKAEALKIYQPYTDTFTAEGKLTNYWQALSREADRFYVQDLIKQHSDFFAQLLSRGGVIMICGSLAMLKAVTETLDELCRFHLRQPLSHFENQGQLKTDCY; encoded by the coding sequence ATGACAAGAAAACTTCATTTAATATGTGCCCTAATAGCAGGGGTATTCATTCTGCTGGCAGCTCTCACAGGGGCTATCTTAGCAGCCGAATCGGTGTATAATCAAACGTTACCTTACAAAAGTCCCGAGTTTGAAAGTACTACCCTTGCCCAAACGCTTAATGCTCTTAAAGAAAAACAAATAGATGCCTTAAAAATGAGTATCGACCGCAATCACTTTGTAAAGGTCGAAACTACCGAAGGCAAAACACTCTTTATTCATCCCCATTCTGCCGAGGTTATACAAGGCACCTATGAAACTCCTAAGTTCATACAATGGAACAAAACCCTCCACCGCTCTCTCTTTCTTGGCAAAACAGGGCGTGTAGTAATGGGGGTAGTTGCTTTGTGTTTTGTTGTGATACTCCTCTCTGGTCTTTGGTACATAGCGCGTAAGCAGTTAGGCTGGCAAAATTTTCTCAAAAAGCTACCTAAGGGCGAGAAGTTTAATAATCATTATCACACAGCAGTAGGGCGTTGGGCGCTCATACCATTGCTTATCATTGCTCTTACTGGGGTATATATGGGCTTAGAAACTGTTGGACTTATCCCTAAATATACCCCAGTTCATCAGTATGATGCCTCTACCTTACCCGATACTCCTGTAGTACCCATAGCCAATATCGAGGCTTTTAATGTACCATTATCCGAAGTTCGCAAAGTCGATTTTCCTGCCTTTGAAGATGTAGAGGAGGTCTATAAAATTGATTTTATCAATAAGAACATAGAAGTGAATCAGTTCACAGGTGAGGTTATTAGTGCGTCAGTTTCAGCTACAAAAGCCTTGTCGTATTTAGTGCGTACCTTGCACATAGGTAAGGGGCATCCTATATGGGCAACAGTACTATTGTTTTCAGCTTTAGCTGTGTTGTTCTTCATATATACAGGCTTTGCTATTACACTCAAAAAACAACGCAAAAAGAGGCCTATTAATCCTTTCTCTAAAGACGATTGTAATTATATCATTTTAGTAGGTACCGAAGGGGGGACTACTCGTAATTTTGCACGCTTAGTACATAATGAGTTACTCCGTCAGGGCAAAAAGTCGTTTCTTACCGAAATGAACCGTTTTACCAACTATCCTCAAATGGAGCAGTTACTCATCTTCACTAGTACCTATGGTGATGGTGATGCTCCTACTACTGCTACTTATTTTACCCAGCTCTTTGCTCAGTATCCTATAGTGCAACCTTTTGGGTATACAGTAGTAGGTTTTGGCTCACTCACCTACCCACTTTTTTGTGAGTATGCCCGCCAGGTTGATATGTTATTAGCCAAACTACCTCACGCTCAGGCTATGACTCCTTTGCATACTATTAATGAACAGTCGTTTGAGGCTTTCAGTTTGTGGGCAAGCCGTTGGTCTGTTTCTCAAGACCTTACTTTGCGCCTCTCACCAGCCGAACTCAAAAGAAAAAAACGCAAATATATTCCTTTTACTGTTGTTCAGCGTACCCCAGTAACCGATGATAATATTTTCTTATTGCGTTTGCAGCCTACCAAAAAAATAACTTTTACCTCTGGTGATTTGCTCAGCATTACCCCTTCCGATCAGCGCGAACGTCTCTACTCAGTGGCCAAAATGGAAAATGGAGAACTGTTGCTTAGTATAAAACTCATACCCAATGGGGTTGTTACCAACTACCTAAACACTCTAAAAACAGGCGATACTCTACAAGGGGCTATAGTACTTAATGAGCGTTTTCATTTCCCTGCAGAGGCTCCCGAAATAGCTTGTATTGCCAATGGTTCAGGTATGGCTCCTTTCTTAGGAATGATAGCTCATAATACAGCCCAAAAACCGCTTACCTTAGTGTGGGGCTGTCGCAAAGCCGAGGCTCTAAAAATATATCAACCCTATACCGATACCTTTACTGCCGAAGGGAAACTTACTAACTACTGGCAAGCTCTCTCTCGTGAAGCCGACCGTTTTTATGTACAGGACCTTATCAAGCAGCATTCCGACTTTTTTGCACAACTGCTCAGTAGGGGAGGGGTGATAATGATATGTGGCTCACTGGCTATGCTCAAAGCCGTAACCGAAACACTTGATGAGCTTTGCCGTTTCCACCTTCGCCAGCCTCTCAGCCATTTTGAAAATCAAGGACAACTCAAAACCGATTGTTATTAA
- a CDS encoding WG repeat-containing protein, producing the protein MKKMQHLLGLVLLLCSFTALAQPKYFIFEENKKQGLVDLQGETVLAPTFNSIEEKYPYYLACSETECFVYNENLQLIFKGAYNFIKLGCKGQFIVEKDKKYGVVSQKGTVIFPLKYSFIEPNENGYTVSLDKKEGLFTSEGKEVIPISYNSVYTTEIDKNIPIVANLDGKEGYINTKNKWVIPPTYQKAFPFKQGLAKVQKEGTKHYMYINLKGEPVIQDFYTDMFDPSDNVNIVTVLLRENNECKYKVYDFKGNLLGAYDDFRKNRTGNAVFAVKKDGKWGYIDANGKVVIPLEYEEVADFSEGLAPVSKNGKWGYINLKNEIVIPFKFANSKMYSFKNGVARYCYTGGNSLYTDDVNGLINLKGEIIVEPKYNSIEYINGNVAMVAFDGYNYLYDFVKEKKLKRLKKALLPGGGIYADSECQFYEIFE; encoded by the coding sequence ATGAAAAAGATGCAACATTTACTCGGACTTGTATTGTTGTTGTGTAGCTTTACAGCTTTGGCACAACCCAAATACTTTATTTTTGAAGAGAATAAAAAGCAAGGGCTGGTAGACCTACAAGGGGAAACAGTGTTAGCCCCTACTTTTAATTCTATAGAGGAAAAATATCCTTACTACCTCGCTTGTAGTGAAACAGAATGTTTTGTGTATAACGAAAATTTACAACTCATTTTTAAAGGGGCATATAACTTTATAAAACTTGGTTGTAAAGGGCAATTTATTGTTGAGAAGGATAAAAAGTATGGAGTAGTTTCTCAAAAAGGAACTGTAATATTTCCTTTAAAATACTCATTTATAGAACCTAATGAAAATGGCTATACAGTAAGCCTTGATAAAAAAGAAGGTCTTTTTACCTCCGAAGGCAAAGAAGTCATTCCTATCAGTTATAATTCGGTTTATACCACTGAAATAGATAAAAACATTCCTATTGTAGCCAATTTAGACGGTAAAGAGGGATATATCAACACTAAAAATAAATGGGTGATACCTCCTACCTACCAAAAAGCTTTCCCTTTTAAGCAAGGTTTAGCTAAAGTACAGAAAGAGGGTACAAAACATTATATGTATATCAACCTCAAAGGAGAACCTGTTATTCAAGATTTTTATACTGATATGTTTGATCCTTCCGATAATGTTAATATAGTAACTGTTCTACTAAGAGAGAATAATGAATGTAAGTATAAAGTCTATGATTTCAAAGGTAATTTGTTAGGCGCCTATGATGATTTTAGAAAGAATAGGACTGGTAATGCTGTTTTTGCAGTTAAAAAAGATGGTAAATGGGGATATATAGATGCAAATGGCAAGGTAGTAATCCCCTTAGAATATGAAGAAGTCGCTGATTTTAGCGAAGGTTTGGCTCCAGTAAGCAAAAATGGCAAATGGGGCTATATCAACCTAAAAAATGAAATCGTTATTCCGTTTAAGTTTGCCAATAGCAAGATGTATTCATTTAAAAATGGGGTTGCTCGATATTGTTATACTGGTGGTAACAGTTTATATACCGATGATGTAAATGGGCTTATCAATCTCAAAGGAGAAATAATAGTAGAACCTAAATATAATAGTATAGAATACATAAATGGGAATGTTGCTATGGTAGCTTTTGATGGTTATAACTATCTGTATGATTTTGTAAAAGAAAAGAAACTCAAACGCCTTAAAAAAGCACTATTACCTGGAGGTGGCATATATGCAGATTCAGAGTGCCAGTTTTACGAAATATTTGAATAG